ATGCGGTACAGGAAGCTGGGCTTGCCGATAAAGTAGCCCGATTAAAACCTTCACTCGTCATTAAGGGATGATATGATGCGGGCTATGGTACTTGAGAAACCCGGAACTCCACTCAAACGTGTTACTCTTGCGATTCCCGAGCCTACCTCTACACAGATTCTTGTACAGGTAGAAGCTTGTGGCGTATGCCGAACCGACCTGCACATTCGAGATGGGGAGCTCACTCAGCCCCATCTTCCGCTCATCTTAGGGCACCAAATTGTAGGGATAGTGACAAAGGTGGGAAGCGAAGTTAAAAATTTTAAAGCTGGGGATCGAATTGGCGTGCCTTGGGTGGGGGGTTGCTGTAATGCCTGCGAATATTGTCTTTCTGGACGTGAAAATCTTTGCGATCATGGAAGCTTTACAGGTTATCAACTTCAAGGGGGCTTTGCTGAATATGCCGTGGCGAATGAATCCTTTTGCTTTTCTATTCCTGTTGAATTTTCTTCCCTACAGGCTGCTCCCTTGTTATGTGGAGGTTTGATTGGATACAGGGCTTTAAGAATGAGTGGAGAGGCTAAAAAGTTAGGATTTTATGGATTTGGCTCTTCTGCGCATTTAATGACTCAGTTAGCAGTTTACCAAGGAAAAAGCGTCTATGTTTTTACACGTTCTGGGGATGAAAAAACCCAGGCTTTTGCCAAGCAATTGGGGGCGATTTGGGCAGGTAGTTCTGATGAATTGCCTCCTGTTCAGCTAGATGCTGCGATTATATTTGCGCCTGTAGGAAGCTTGGCTC
The Parachlamydia sp. AcF125 genome window above contains:
- a CDS encoding zinc-dependent alcohol dehydrogenase family protein — encoded protein: MRAMVLEKPGTPLKRVTLAIPEPTSTQILVQVEACGVCRTDLHIRDGELTQPHLPLILGHQIVGIVTKVGSEVKNFKAGDRIGVPWVGGCCNACEYCLSGRENLCDHGSFTGYQLQGGFAEYAVANESFCFSIPVEFSSLQAAPLLCGGLIGYRALRMSGEAKKLGFYGFGSSAHLMTQLAVYQGKSVYVFTRSGDEKTQAFAKQLGAIWAGSSDELPPVQLDAAIIFAPVGSLALAALKAVAKGGRVVCAGIHMSDIPSFPYSLLYGERMICSVTNLTRQDGKEFLELAPKVPIHSQINVYPLEKANQALDDLKQGKVNGSVVLRIKE